The following are encoded in a window of Candidatus Oleimmundimicrobium sp. genomic DNA:
- the rbfA gene encoding 30S ribosome-binding factor RbfA, which produces MNYPRSNKVAKAIKEEISEILSKLKDPRIGMITVTGVDVSPDLKRAIIFISILNSSEKKVTLNVLRKAKGHIRTKLGEKLSLKFLPDLEFKWDESMERGARISEIIHRIREEEGEG; this is translated from the coding sequence ATGAATTATCCGCGTTCAAACAAAGTTGCTAAGGCAATTAAAGAAGAAATTAGCGAAATATTGAGCAAATTAAAAGATCCTCGAATTGGAATGATCACCGTAACAGGAGTCGATGTTTCGCCCGATTTAAAGCGCGCCATAATTTTTATAAGCATTTTAAATTCATCAGAGAAAAAAGTTACTCTTAATGTATTAAGAAAAGCTAAGGGTCATATAAGAACCAAGTTAGGGGAAAAATTGAGTTTGAAGTTTCTCCCTGATTTGGAATTTAAGTGGGACGAGTCAATGGAGCGAGGAGCGAGAATATCGGAAATAATTCATCGCATCCGTGAAGAAGAAGGCGAGGGTTAA
- a CDS encoding DUF503 domain-containing protein, translating into MILGLLELDLHIPESHSLKDKRSIVKSIISKIRNKYNVSVGEMEHQDLCQRALIGIVCVSQNEHDLRRIFGRIEQEVFDMYLVEKIQGKISVFSPDS; encoded by the coding sequence ATGATCTTAGGTTTGTTGGAGCTTGACTTACATATTCCGGAGTCTCATTCATTAAAAGACAAAAGAAGCATAGTAAAGAGTATAATTTCTAAAATTAGAAATAAATATAACGTCTCAGTTGGGGAAATGGAACATCAAGATTTGTGCCAAAGAGCCTTGATTGGAATTGTTTGTGTTTCACAGAATGAGCATGATTTAAGAAGGATATTCGGACGAATAGAACAAGAAGTGTTTGACATGTATCTTGTCGAAAAAATTCAGGGAAAAATATCAGTTTTTTCTCCTGATAGCTAA
- the infB gene encoding translation initiation factor IF-2 gives MGIRIYELAKELNIPSTELMKKLKENGISVKNHFATIDDVAIKLLKEKFGENISKKTKDKTMCKTEKTEELKQSEPKRMVKEKAKLVSEEKEDDELKLKIAEGSTVKELSEIFKKSPSEIIKILMNLGEMATINQPVGNEAIELLADEFGIKVKIISLEEEIKEEIEEEEEIEEDAKDLKPRPPVVTVMGHVDHGKTLLLDAIRETDVVSTEAGGITQHIGAYQIEHKGKKITFIDTPGHEAFTAMRARGAKITDIAVIVVAADDGVMPQTIEAINHANAAGVPILIAINKIDKPQANPDKVKQQLTEYNLVPEEWGGETVFVNVSAKEKTNIDELLDMILLIAEMEEIKANPKGMARGTVVEAFLDKGRGPVATILLNRGTLKVGDSVVAGYTYGKVRALIDDKGKRISIATSGQPVEIIGWSKTPQAGDLLKQTPDEKKARQISEERLLKKRILEKEPHRHIALEDLFDQIKKGELIDLNIIVKGDTQGSVEALCSSLEKINQEEVRVRVIHKGVGAISGTDIALAAASNAVVVGFNVRPDDKAKALAEKENVDMRMYRVIYQVIEDIEAARKGLLKPTFEEVEKGRVEVREIFKASKIGTIAGCFVTQGEINRKDQVRVVRDGIVVHEGLISSLHRFKEDVASIKSGYECGICLEGFKDLKVGDILEFFQVIEKPAS, from the coding sequence TTGGGAATAAGAATTTATGAATTAGCAAAAGAGTTGAATATTCCAAGCACTGAGTTAATGAAGAAACTTAAAGAAAATGGCATAAGTGTTAAAAATCACTTTGCTACAATTGATGATGTTGCCATTAAACTATTAAAAGAAAAATTTGGCGAAAATATTAGCAAAAAAACGAAAGATAAAACAATGTGTAAAACAGAGAAAACAGAGGAATTAAAGCAATCTGAGCCAAAAAGAATGGTAAAAGAAAAGGCGAAATTGGTTTCCGAAGAGAAGGAAGACGACGAACTAAAACTCAAAATTGCGGAGGGTTCAACTGTGAAGGAGCTTTCCGAGATATTTAAAAAATCTCCTTCAGAAATCATTAAAATACTTATGAATTTAGGAGAAATGGCCACGATAAATCAACCTGTTGGCAACGAGGCAATTGAGCTATTGGCTGATGAATTTGGCATTAAGGTTAAAATAATTTCTTTAGAGGAAGAAATAAAAGAGGAAATAGAAGAAGAAGAGGAAATAGAAGAAGATGCTAAAGATTTAAAACCAAGGCCACCTGTAGTAACCGTCATGGGGCACGTAGACCACGGCAAAACTCTTTTACTGGATGCGATTAGAGAAACTGATGTAGTTTCAACTGAAGCGGGAGGGATAACACAGCACATTGGAGCGTATCAAATAGAACATAAGGGTAAAAAAATAACTTTTATTGATACTCCGGGTCATGAAGCCTTTACGGCCATGCGAGCACGAGGGGCTAAAATTACAGATATAGCAGTTATTGTTGTTGCTGCCGACGATGGAGTGATGCCGCAGACAATTGAAGCAATTAATCATGCTAACGCGGCCGGAGTTCCCATTTTAATAGCGATAAACAAGATAGATAAACCCCAGGCAAATCCAGACAAAGTCAAACAACAACTCACAGAATATAATTTAGTGCCGGAAGAATGGGGAGGAGAGACAGTATTTGTTAATGTCTCAGCCAAAGAAAAAACTAATATAGATGAACTTTTGGATATGATACTGCTTATAGCAGAGATGGAAGAAATTAAAGCAAACCCTAAAGGGATGGCAAGAGGAACTGTAGTTGAAGCTTTTTTGGATAAAGGACGAGGGCCGGTTGCGACTATTCTTTTAAATCGTGGAACCTTGAAGGTTGGAGATTCAGTGGTTGCGGGTTACACTTACGGTAAGGTTCGAGCTTTAATAGATGACAAGGGTAAGCGTATTTCTATTGCAACTTCCGGCCAGCCTGTAGAAATAATTGGATGGTCTAAAACTCCTCAAGCTGGTGATTTATTAAAACAAACACCGGACGAAAAAAAGGCTCGTCAAATTTCTGAAGAACGTCTATTGAAAAAGAGAATTCTTGAAAAAGAGCCGCACAGGCATATAGCCTTAGAAGATCTTTTTGACCAGATTAAAAAAGGTGAGCTAATAGATTTAAACATTATAGTTAAAGGTGATACTCAAGGTTCGGTTGAAGCGTTATGTAGTTCCTTGGAAAAGATAAATCAAGAAGAAGTGCGAGTACGGGTTATTCATAAAGGAGTAGGAGCCATATCCGGGACGGATATAGCGCTTGCTGCTGCGTCAAACGCGGTTGTTGTTGGTTTCAATGTTCGTCCTGATGATAAAGCTAAGGCACTTGCAGAAAAAGAGAATGTTGATATGAGAATGTATCGAGTAATTTATCAGGTTATTGAAGACATAGAAGCTGCCAGGAAGGGTCTTTTAAAGCCAACATTTGAAGAAGTGGAAAAAGGGCGAGTTGAGGTTAGGGAAATATTTAAAGCCTCTAAAATTGGCACAATTGCCGGTTGTTTTGTTACGCAAGGTGAAATTAATAGAAAAGACCAGGTTAGGGTGGTAAGAGACGGAATAGTTGTTCATGAAGGATTAATTTCGTCACTTCATCGATTCAAAGAAGACGTTGCTTCAATTAAAAGTGGTTATGAGTGCGGCATTTGCCTTGAAGGATTTAAGGATCTTAAAGTGGGCGATATTTTAGAATTTTTTCAAGTGATTGAAAAACCTGCAAGTTAA
- a CDS encoding YlxR family protein, with product MSDKKAPIRKCIGCGESFFKKELIRIVRTPTGEIVLDLKGKASGRGAYVCCMECFDKAIKGKKLERALSKNIDKETVKILSDKLLEITKNKEMSIDKG from the coding sequence ATGAGTGATAAAAAGGCACCCATCAGAAAATGCATTGGTTGCGGGGAGTCTTTTTTTAAAAAAGAACTTATAAGAATAGTTCGTACTCCTACCGGGGAGATTGTGCTTGATTTAAAGGGTAAGGCAAGTGGTAGAGGGGCTTATGTTTGTTGTATGGAGTGCTTCGATAAAGCAATAAAAGGAAAAAAATTGGAGAGAGCTTTAAGTAAAAATATCGATAAAGAAACTGTAAAAATTTTAAGTGATAAACTATTAGAAATTACAAAGAACAAAGAGATGAGTATAGATAAAGGGTGA
- the nusA gene encoding transcription termination factor NusA → MKLDLMDAIRQIEREKKIDPEIILEALKTAIASAYKKNYGANLNVYVEIDPESGKIKVFSRTEVEKKGKKEIIEKEITPKDFGRIAAQTAKQVILQKIREAEREMMYGEYIDREGDIVTGIIQQSDQRYTLVNLGRVEALMPSEEQVPGERYEHGMRIKAYIVEVRRTSKEPQIIISRTHPGLLKRLFELEVPEISDGYVEIKSVAREPGFRSKIAVSSRDESIDPVGACVGPKGSRVRMVVGELRGEKIDVVKWNEDSATYVASALSPAKVKTVIISKDKKTAQVIVPNDQLSLAIGKEGQNARLAAKLTGWRIDIISENQVSEKLEVEGKESEKATLKKSLAEEGLCQATTKSGKPCKNKAKPGSNYCGIHKGIDD, encoded by the coding sequence GTGAAATTAGACTTAATGGATGCTATTAGGCAAATTGAAAGAGAGAAAAAAATTGATCCTGAAATAATTTTAGAAGCGCTTAAAACAGCTATAGCTTCGGCTTATAAAAAAAATTATGGTGCTAATTTAAATGTTTATGTGGAAATAGATCCCGAGTCAGGCAAAATTAAGGTATTTTCGCGAACCGAAGTTGAAAAAAAAGGTAAAAAAGAGATTATTGAAAAAGAAATCACTCCAAAAGATTTTGGCCGAATTGCGGCTCAGACGGCTAAACAAGTAATTCTTCAAAAGATAAGAGAAGCAGAGCGCGAAATGATGTATGGGGAATACATTGACAGAGAAGGCGATATCGTTACAGGTATTATACAGCAGAGTGATCAACGCTATACATTAGTAAACTTAGGTCGGGTTGAGGCACTTATGCCTTCAGAGGAACAGGTTCCTGGAGAAAGATACGAACATGGGATGCGCATAAAAGCTTATATTGTTGAAGTGAGACGGACCAGCAAAGAACCTCAGATAATTATCTCTAGAACTCATCCTGGGTTATTAAAACGTCTTTTTGAACTTGAGGTGCCTGAAATTTCCGATGGATATGTGGAAATAAAATCCGTTGCTCGAGAACCGGGTTTCAGATCAAAAATTGCAGTGAGCTCTCGTGATGAAAGCATAGATCCGGTTGGAGCATGTGTTGGCCCAAAAGGTTCTCGGGTTCGCATGGTGGTAGGGGAACTTCGCGGAGAAAAAATTGACGTGGTTAAGTGGAACGAAGATTCAGCTACTTATGTTGCAAGCGCGCTAAGTCCGGCTAAGGTTAAAACAGTTATAATAAGTAAAGATAAAAAAACGGCACAAGTAATTGTCCCCAATGACCAACTTTCTTTGGCCATAGGGAAAGAAGGACAAAATGCACGTTTAGCTGCCAAGCTTACTGGCTGGAGAATAGACATAATAAGTGAAAATCAGGTTTCAGAAAAACTGGAAGTTGAGGGCAAGGAGTCTGAAAAAGCAACTTTAAAAAAATCATTAGCTGAAGAAGGACTATGCCAAGCAACCACTAAATCTGGTAAACCTTGTAAAAACAAAGCAAAACCTGGAAGCAATTACTGTGGTATTCACAAAGGAATAGATGATTAA
- the rimP gene encoding ribosome maturation factor RimP, which produces MDIAKISKIKDLVNQALLANGFELVDIEFKKESVGMVLRIYIDSDKGVTIDMCTKASGAISKELDNVNLLSQNYILEVSSPGIERPLTKPKHFKKYIGSKICVKTKEPIKKRSQFKGILESAKDDLFVVNCDGEMYEIPYGKLKKANVVVEIDL; this is translated from the coding sequence ATGGACATAGCGAAAATTTCAAAAATTAAAGATTTGGTAAATCAAGCATTGTTAGCCAATGGGTTTGAACTGGTGGATATCGAGTTTAAAAAAGAGTCGGTTGGAATGGTCTTAAGAATATACATCGATTCAGACAAGGGAGTTACTATTGATATGTGTACTAAGGCAAGTGGCGCTATATCTAAAGAATTAGATAACGTCAATCTACTTAGCCAAAATTATATATTGGAGGTTTCTTCACCAGGAATAGAGAGGCCATTAACAAAACCAAAGCATTTTAAAAAATATATTGGTTCAAAAATTTGCGTTAAAACGAAAGAGCCGATAAAAAAACGAAGTCAGTTTAAGGGAATTCTTGAGTCTGCAAAGGATGATTTATTTGTGGTTAACTGTGACGGTGAAATGTATGAGATTCCTTATGGCAAATTAAAAAAAGCTAATGTTGTAGTGGAAATAGATTTATAA